The following are encoded together in the Poseidonibacter lekithochrous genome:
- the thiI gene encoding tRNA uracil 4-sulfurtransferase ThiI, whose product MEMSQIKTQKFIIKFFPEIMIKGTSAKRQMVAQLHGNIQKLTRKISEEITSRKFFDKIEVVCPIDVVTETRQVLLETPGVEQVLEALQFDKITTIDEIKVIVNEQMAKEIQGKAFVVRAKRSGTHSFKSTQIEQTVGGYMLSRNSDSTVDLHNPEVTIRIELVDNQLNIITLKHKGLGGFPLGTQGDILSLMSGGFDSTVASYLTMKRGVKTHFIFFNLGGVAHEIGVKQVAFYLWNKFGSSHKVSFISVPFDDVVTEIFRSTSESYMGVTLKRLMLKAAEKIADEMKIDAVMTGESVAQVSSQTLRNLALIDQATNKLVLRPLSTMNKPEIMDIANQIGTRRFAETMPEYCGVISKNPVTHGSYDRMEKEAKKFDYSVLDTAVENAIKTDVNDIVNDIEEIGQMEVVSDLSSGNYTVIDIRQSDDCIETSCETLKIPFYKLKNEFKKLPQNKEYLFYCEKGILSQLHAQYLRDAENCKNIKVYRPL is encoded by the coding sequence ATGGAAATGTCACAAATAAAGACACAAAAATTCATAATTAAATTTTTCCCTGAAATCATGATCAAGGGTACTTCTGCTAAAAGACAAATGGTAGCCCAATTACATGGAAATATTCAAAAACTAACTAGAAAAATCTCTGAAGAAATTACTTCAAGAAAATTCTTTGATAAAATAGAAGTTGTATGTCCAATAGATGTAGTTACAGAAACTAGACAAGTATTATTAGAAACGCCAGGTGTTGAGCAAGTACTTGAAGCATTACAATTTGATAAAATCACTACAATTGACGAAATTAAAGTTATTGTAAATGAACAAATGGCAAAAGAGATTCAAGGTAAGGCTTTTGTAGTAAGAGCTAAAAGATCTGGAACACACTCTTTTAAATCAACACAAATTGAACAAACTGTTGGTGGATATATGTTAAGTAGAAACAGCGATTCTACTGTTGATTTACATAACCCAGAAGTAACAATTAGAATTGAGCTTGTTGATAACCAGTTAAATATTATTACTCTTAAACATAAAGGTTTAGGTGGATTCCCATTAGGTACTCAAGGTGATATTTTATCATTAATGTCTGGTGGATTTGACTCAACAGTAGCTTCATACTTAACAATGAAAAGAGGTGTTAAAACACACTTTATTTTCTTTAACTTAGGTGGTGTTGCTCATGAGATTGGTGTTAAACAAGTAGCATTCTACTTATGGAATAAATTTGGTTCTTCTCATAAAGTATCATTTATTTCTGTACCTTTTGATGATGTAGTTACTGAAATCTTCAGATCTACTAGTGAATCATACATGGGTGTTACACTAAAAAGACTTATGTTAAAAGCAGCAGAAAAAATTGCTGATGAAATGAAAATTGATGCAGTTATGACAGGGGAGAGTGTTGCTCAAGTATCTTCTCAAACATTAAGAAACTTAGCATTAATCGACCAAGCTACAAATAAATTAGTTTTAAGACCTTTATCTACTATGAATAAACCTGAAATCATGGATATTGCTAATCAAATCGGAACTAGAAGATTTGCTGAGACTATGCCTGAGTATTGTGGTGTAATTTCTAAAAATCCTGTAACTCATGGCTCTTATGACAGAATGGAAAAAGAAGCTAAGAAATTTGATTATTCAGTACTTGATACAGCTGTTGAAAATGCAATTAAAACAGATGTAAATGATATTGTAAATGATATTGAAGAAATTGGACAAATGGAAGTTGTAAGTGATCTTTCTAGTGGAAATTACACTGTAATTGATATTAGACAAAGTGATGATTGTATTGAAACTTCTTGTGAAACATTAAAAATTCCTTTCTATAAATTAAAAAATGAATTTAAAAAACTACCTCAAAATAAAGAATACTTATTCTATTGTGAAAAAGGTATTCTAAGTCAATTGCATGCACAGTATTTAAGAGATGCTGAAAATTGCAAAAATATTAAAGTTTACAGACCATTATAA